The following proteins are encoded in a genomic region of Shinella zoogloeoides:
- a CDS encoding YafY family protein: MTRSERLLALLQLLRRHRHPVSGATLAGELGVSIRTLYRDIATLQAQGADIEGEPGVGYVLRPGFMLPPLMFSQGELEALVLGFRWVQKFADAPVTKAATDALAKISAVLPAELAAELENTALLVGPRRIVDGEIVDLAVIRAAIRRERKLRLSYCDASGARSERVVWPVALGYFEETRMLVAWCEWRQGYRHFRTERMAAIALLEERFPRRRAAMLKEWRETDAGPRRARQA, from the coding sequence ATGACCCGCTCCGAACGACTGCTCGCGCTCCTCCAGCTTCTGCGCCGCCACCGCCATCCGGTGAGCGGCGCAACGCTTGCCGGCGAGCTCGGCGTCAGCATCCGCACGCTCTACCGCGACATCGCCACGCTGCAGGCGCAGGGCGCCGATATCGAGGGCGAGCCGGGCGTCGGCTATGTGCTGCGACCCGGTTTCATGCTGCCGCCGCTGATGTTCTCGCAAGGCGAGCTGGAAGCGCTGGTGCTCGGCTTCCGCTGGGTGCAGAAATTCGCCGATGCGCCCGTGACCAAGGCGGCGACGGACGCGCTCGCCAAGATTTCCGCCGTGCTGCCGGCCGAGCTTGCCGCGGAACTGGAGAACACGGCGCTGCTGGTCGGGCCGCGCAGGATCGTCGACGGCGAGATCGTCGATCTTGCCGTGATCCGTGCGGCGATCCGCCGGGAGCGCAAGCTTCGGCTGTCCTATTGCGACGCGTCGGGCGCACGCAGCGAACGCGTGGTCTGGCCGGTCGCGCTCGGCTATTTCGAGGAGACGCGCATGCTGGTCGCCTGGTGCGAATGGCGGCAGGGCTACCGGCATTTCCGTACGGAGCGCATGGCGGCGATCGCGCTTCTGGAGGAGCGCTTTCCCCGCCGCCGCGCCGCGATGCTGAAGGAATGGCGCGAGACGGACGCGGGACCGCGACGGGCGCGCCAAGCGTAA
- a CDS encoding VOC family protein — MISPNLLILYVGNPAASGRFYEQLFGRAPVAQSPGFVAFRFENGLGLGLWSTSSPEFVSSGTGHRSEIAIVVDDDAAIDALHETWKAAGVVIEQPPFTAVFGRTFVALDPDGHRIRVCPPDK; from the coding sequence ATGATCTCTCCCAATCTCCTGATCCTCTATGTCGGGAACCCGGCGGCAAGCGGCCGCTTCTACGAGCAGCTTTTCGGCCGCGCACCGGTGGCCCAGTCGCCCGGCTTCGTCGCCTTCCGGTTCGAGAACGGCCTCGGTCTCGGCCTGTGGTCGACCAGCTCGCCGGAATTCGTCTCCTCGGGCACCGGCCATCGTTCCGAGATCGCCATCGTCGTCGATGACGACGCTGCGATCGACGCGCTGCACGAAACGTGGAAGGCGGCCGGCGTCGTCATCGAGCAGCCGCCGTTCACGGCCGTGTTCGGCCGCACCTTCGTCGCGCTGGACCCGGATGGCCACCGGATCCGCGTCTGCCCGCCGGACAAGTGA
- the pepN gene encoding aminopeptidase N — MRTENGQIIHLADYRQTDFVLERVDLTFELDPTETKVEARLIFHRREGADLAAPLVLDGDELVMTGLLFDQMEMDAARYDAKPDSLTIRDLPASEPFEITITTMINPEANTQLMGLYRTNGVYCTQCEAEGFRRITYFPDRPDVLAVYTVNIIADKASCPLLLSNGNFLGGAGYGEGKHFAAWFDPHPKPSYLFALVAGDLGVVEDTFTTMSGREVTLKIYVEHGKELRAAYAMDALKRSMKWDEEVFGREYDLDIFMIVAVSDFNMGAMENKGLNVFNDKYVLADPETATDQDYANIEAIIAHEYFHNWTGNRVTCRDWFQLCLKEGLTVYRDHEFSADQRSRAVKRIAEVRHLKSEQFPEDAGPLAHPVRPTKYREINNFYTTTVYEKGSEVTRMIATIVGTDGFKKGMDLYFERHDGDAATIEDFVKCFEDANGVDLSQFSLWYHQAGTPLVSVSCSYDQAKGEFTLSLEQMIPPTPGQATKEPMHIPLRFGLLLVDGSEATPSAVSGADVTGDVLHLKERRQTVTFSGIASRPVVSLNRSFSAPINLHFEQAPADLAQIARHDSDLFSRWQALNDLALPNLVEAARKARAGEPVETNAVLADTLIAIAGDEALEPAFRAQALALPSESDIARELGSNNDPDAIRTGREAVLAFVANRDPAAFAKLFDTNRTEGAFTPDAASAGQRALRNAALAYLAVSDGTPARAAQAFASADNMTDLSAALTVLAHRFPDAPETAAALETFRARFADNALVIDKWFSIQSTIPGDGALERVKALMTSPHFNKANPNRVRALVGTFAFSNPTGFNRADGAGYRFLAEQILEIDPKNPQLAARILTSMRSWRALEEVRSDHARNALRTIAAGEKLSSDVSDIVERMLKG; from the coding sequence ATGCGGACAGAGAACGGCCAGATCATCCACCTGGCGGACTATCGCCAGACTGACTTCGTTCTCGAGCGCGTCGATCTGACCTTCGAACTGGACCCGACGGAAACCAAGGTCGAGGCGCGCCTCATCTTCCACCGCCGCGAAGGCGCCGACCTTGCCGCGCCGCTCGTCCTCGACGGCGACGAGCTGGTCATGACCGGCCTCCTCTTCGACCAGATGGAGATGGACGCCGCCCGCTACGACGCCAAGCCCGACAGCCTGACGATCCGCGACCTGCCGGCGAGCGAGCCCTTCGAGATTACGATCACCACGATGATCAATCCCGAGGCCAATACCCAGCTCATGGGCCTCTACCGCACGAACGGCGTCTATTGCACGCAGTGCGAGGCCGAGGGCTTCCGCCGCATCACCTATTTCCCCGACCGACCGGACGTGCTCGCCGTCTACACGGTCAACATCATCGCCGACAAGGCGAGCTGCCCGCTCCTGCTCTCCAACGGCAACTTCCTCGGCGGCGCGGGCTACGGCGAAGGCAAGCATTTCGCCGCCTGGTTCGACCCGCATCCCAAGCCCTCCTATCTCTTCGCGCTCGTTGCCGGCGATCTCGGCGTGGTCGAGGACACGTTCACGACGATGTCCGGCCGCGAGGTGACGCTGAAGATCTATGTCGAGCACGGCAAGGAGCTGCGCGCGGCCTATGCGATGGATGCGCTGAAGCGCTCGATGAAATGGGACGAGGAGGTGTTCGGCCGCGAATACGACCTCGACATCTTCATGATCGTCGCCGTCTCCGACTTCAACATGGGCGCCATGGAGAACAAGGGGCTCAACGTCTTCAACGACAAATACGTCCTCGCCGACCCGGAAACCGCGACCGACCAGGACTATGCGAATATCGAGGCGATCATCGCCCACGAATATTTCCACAACTGGACCGGCAACCGCGTCACCTGCCGTGACTGGTTCCAGCTCTGCCTGAAGGAAGGCCTGACGGTCTACCGCGACCACGAATTCTCCGCCGACCAGCGCTCGCGCGCCGTCAAGCGCATCGCCGAGGTGCGGCACCTGAAGTCGGAGCAGTTCCCGGAGGATGCCGGCCCCCTCGCCCATCCGGTGCGCCCGACGAAATACCGCGAGATCAACAACTTCTACACGACGACCGTCTACGAGAAGGGCTCCGAGGTGACGCGCATGATCGCGACCATCGTCGGGACCGACGGCTTCAAGAAGGGCATGGACCTCTATTTCGAGCGGCACGACGGCGATGCCGCGACGATCGAGGATTTCGTCAAATGCTTCGAAGACGCGAACGGCGTCGACCTTTCGCAGTTCTCGCTCTGGTATCATCAGGCCGGCACGCCGCTCGTCAGCGTCTCGTGCAGCTACGACCAGGCGAAGGGCGAATTCACCCTGTCGCTGGAGCAGATGATCCCGCCGACGCCCGGCCAGGCGACCAAGGAGCCGATGCACATTCCGCTGCGCTTCGGCCTGCTGCTGGTTGACGGGTCGGAAGCCACACCCAGCGCCGTCAGCGGCGCGGATGTGACCGGCGACGTGCTGCACCTCAAGGAGCGCCGCCAGACCGTCACCTTCTCCGGCATCGCCTCGCGCCCGGTGGTCTCGCTCAACCGCAGCTTCTCCGCGCCGATCAACCTGCATTTCGAGCAGGCTCCGGCCGACCTCGCCCAGATCGCCCGCCACGATAGCGACCTCTTCTCCCGCTGGCAGGCGCTGAACGATCTTGCCCTGCCGAACCTCGTCGAGGCTGCGCGCAAGGCGCGGGCGGGCGAGCCGGTGGAAACCAATGCGGTTCTCGCCGATACCCTGATCGCCATTGCCGGCGACGAGGCGCTGGAGCCGGCCTTCCGCGCGCAGGCGCTGGCCCTGCCCTCCGAATCCGACATCGCCCGCGAGCTCGGCAGCAACAACGACCCGGACGCCATCCGCACCGGCCGCGAAGCCGTGCTCGCCTTCGTCGCGAACCGCGATCCCGCCGCCTTCGCGAAGCTGTTCGACACCAACCGCACCGAAGGCGCCTTCACGCCGGATGCGGCAAGCGCCGGCCAGCGCGCGCTGCGCAACGCGGCGCTCGCCTATCTCGCCGTTTCCGACGGCACGCCGGCCCGCGCGGCACAGGCCTTCGCAAGCGCCGACAACATGACGGATCTCAGCGCGGCGCTGACCGTGCTCGCCCACCGCTTCCCCGATGCGCCGGAAACCGCGGCGGCGCTGGAGACCTTCCGCGCCCGCTTTGCCGACAATGCGCTGGTCATCGACAAATGGTTCTCCATCCAGTCGACCATTCCCGGCGACGGCGCGCTGGAACGCGTCAAGGCGCTGATGACGAGCCCGCATTTCAACAAGGCGAACCCGAACCGCGTGCGCGCGCTTGTCGGCACCTTCGCCTTCTCCAACCCGACCGGCTTCAACCGGGCGGACGGCGCGGGCTACCGGTTCCTTGCCGAGCAGATCCTCGAGATCGACCCGAAGAACCCGCAGCTCGCCGCGCGCATCCTTACCTCCATGCGCTCCTGGCGGGCGCTGGAGGAGGTGCGCTCCGACCACGCCCGCAACGCGCTGCGCACCATCGCCGCGGGCGAAAAGCTCTCCTCCGACGTGTCCGACATCGTGGAGCGCATGCTGAAGGGCTGA
- a CDS encoding DMT family transporter — MDVQSPDPMKGICLKVASVVTFLCMSTLIKAAGKDIPAGQITFLRSAFAMVPILVFLGLHGQLRDAFRTKDIFGHFKRGFVGILSMGFGFYGLVHLPLPESIALGYALPLFTVMIAAVFLKERVGLYRWTAVLVGLVGVAIISWPRLTLFRSGGMGSSEAMGVLAMLAFGVLGSCAMVLVRKLVQTERTPTIVIYFSLFASLFSLGTLPFGWIALGWQSLVLMALAGFCGGIAQLLLTSSYRYADVSTIAPFEYTSIVLGLVIGYVLFGDVPTRTMLLGTAIVVSAGIFVIFREHRLDLKRRAELRHKLPQG, encoded by the coding sequence ATGGACGTCCAGTCTCCCGATCCCATGAAGGGGATTTGCCTGAAGGTCGCCTCGGTGGTGACGTTCCTGTGCATGTCGACGCTCATCAAGGCAGCCGGCAAGGACATTCCGGCGGGCCAGATCACCTTCCTGCGCTCCGCCTTCGCCATGGTGCCGATCCTCGTCTTCCTCGGCCTGCACGGGCAGTTGCGCGACGCCTTCCGCACGAAGGACATTTTCGGGCATTTCAAGCGCGGCTTCGTCGGCATCCTCTCCATGGGCTTCGGCTTCTACGGGCTCGTGCACCTGCCCCTGCCGGAATCCATCGCGCTCGGCTATGCGCTGCCGCTCTTCACCGTCATGATCGCCGCCGTCTTCCTCAAGGAGCGCGTCGGCCTCTATCGCTGGACGGCCGTTCTCGTCGGCCTCGTCGGCGTCGCGATCATCAGCTGGCCGCGCCTCACGCTGTTCCGCAGCGGCGGCATGGGCTCGTCGGAGGCGATGGGCGTGCTCGCCATGCTGGCCTTCGGCGTGCTCGGCTCCTGCGCCATGGTGCTGGTGCGCAAGCTGGTGCAGACGGAGCGCACGCCGACCATCGTGATCTATTTCTCGCTCTTCGCCTCGCTCTTCTCGCTCGGCACGCTGCCCTTCGGCTGGATTGCGCTCGGTTGGCAATCGCTCGTCCTGATGGCGCTCGCCGGCTTCTGCGGCGGCATCGCGCAATTGCTGCTGACGTCGAGCTACCGCTATGCCGACGTCTCCACCATCGCGCCCTTCGAATATACGTCCATCGTGCTCGGCCTGGTCATCGGCTACGTCCTGTTCGGCGACGTGCCGACGCGCACCATGCTCCTCGGCACCGCCATCGTCGTCAGCGCCGGCATCTTCGTGATCTTTCGCGAGCATCGGCTCGACCTGAAGCGCCGCGCCGAATTGCGGCACAAGCTTCCTCAGGGCTGA
- a CDS encoding MFS transporter, whose product MLASLVPILSLMLSTLLMMVAFGLQSYVVPVRAVAEGWSTQTISMIATGYTIGFTLSCIVTPKFVLLVGHVRVFVALTTMLAIAILLCALVVDWPAWMLFRAISGFAISGSYLIIESWLNEKVTNDNRGSVFSIYLITTMVGTIGGQYLVPLGDPSNTTLFILCGIIFSVALLPTALTSSPLPAAPTQVRFNVPTLYRRSPVAVVGAFLAGALSGAWLNLGGVFTQRSGLTTAEGATLLASVLIGSSLSQIPIGRASDRMDRRLVMVACGAVGTVSCLVMALVAGGPPVLLYIVAACVGSVIFPIYALNVAHANDRAQPDEYVEVSSGMMIVYGVGTISGPIMVGPIMDRFGPGSLFAVLAVYFLLYGAYAAWRIRRREENDGLVAKTDFQAMAAQPLAADAAAAALQPDAVPEELVEDTTTPEWRQP is encoded by the coding sequence ATGCTGGCGAGCCTCGTGCCGATCCTCAGCCTGATGCTGTCCACCCTCCTGATGATGGTGGCCTTCGGCCTCCAGAGCTATGTCGTGCCGGTGCGCGCGGTCGCGGAAGGCTGGTCGACGCAGACGATCTCGATGATCGCGACGGGCTACACGATCGGCTTCACGCTCTCCTGCATCGTCACACCGAAATTCGTGCTGCTTGTCGGCCATGTGCGGGTGTTCGTCGCGCTGACCACGATGCTCGCCATCGCCATCCTGCTCTGCGCGCTCGTCGTGGACTGGCCGGCCTGGATGCTGTTCCGCGCCATATCGGGCTTCGCCATTTCCGGCAGCTATCTCATCATCGAAAGCTGGCTGAACGAGAAGGTGACCAACGACAATCGCGGCTCGGTCTTCTCGATCTACCTGATCACGACCATGGTCGGCACGATCGGCGGGCAATATCTCGTGCCGCTCGGCGATCCGTCCAACACGACGCTCTTCATCCTCTGCGGCATCATCTTCTCGGTCGCGCTGCTGCCGACCGCCCTCACCTCCTCGCCGCTGCCGGCGGCGCCGACGCAGGTGCGCTTCAACGTTCCGACGCTCTATCGCCGCTCGCCCGTCGCCGTGGTCGGGGCGTTCCTCGCCGGCGCGCTCTCCGGCGCCTGGCTCAATCTCGGCGGCGTCTTCACGCAGCGCAGCGGGCTGACGACCGCCGAGGGCGCGACGCTGCTCGCCTCGGTGCTCATCGGCAGCTCCCTCTCGCAGATCCCGATCGGCCGGGCCTCCGACCGGATGGACCGCCGCCTCGTCATGGTCGCCTGCGGCGCGGTGGGAACGGTCTCCTGCCTCGTCATGGCGCTCGTGGCCGGCGGGCCGCCGGTCCTTCTCTATATCGTCGCCGCCTGCGTCGGCTCGGTGATCTTCCCGATCTATGCGCTGAATGTCGCCCATGCCAACGACCGGGCGCAGCCGGACGAATATGTCGAGGTTTCCTCCGGCATGATGATCGTCTACGGCGTCGGGACGATCTCCGGCCCCATCATGGTCGGTCCCATCATGGATCGCTTCGGCCCCGGTTCGCTCTTTGCGGTGCTCGCCGTCTATTTCCTGCTCTACGGCGCCTATGCCGCCTGGCGCATCCGCCGGCGCGAGGAAAACGACGGCCTCGTCGCCAAGACGGATTTCCAGGCCATGGCGGCGCAGCCGCTCGCCGCCGATGCCGCGGCGGCGGCGCTCCAGCCGGATGCGGTGCCCGAGGAACTGGTGGAGGATACGACGACGCCGGAATGGCGTCAGCCCTGA
- a CDS encoding uracil-DNA glycosylase has product MNAARDLHPEQLRSLLHFYADAGVEWLLEEEAVDRIAEFEAMRAARGAQPRQEAAPAVQAPARQAPARQEQARPATPAPMPNVSIPDSQAVAEAEFAAASARSLDELRTAMEGFNGCNLKTSARCLVFAEGNAKPSVMVIGAMPNAEDDRDGQPFSGRQGAMLDRMLAGIGLARADLLLTNVVPWRPPGNRPPSQREADICRPFIERQIALAEPNHLLILGNFAARFLLRSNDTIHQLRGEWRDIEVAGRTVPAFATLHPQDLVTAPISKRLAWQDLLAFRAGLKG; this is encoded by the coding sequence ATGAACGCCGCCAGAGACCTCCATCCCGAACAGCTCCGTTCGCTTCTGCATTTCTATGCGGATGCGGGCGTGGAATGGCTGCTGGAGGAGGAGGCGGTCGACCGCATCGCCGAATTCGAGGCGATGCGCGCGGCGCGGGGCGCACAGCCCCGACAGGAGGCCGCACCCGCGGTTCAGGCACCGGCCCGGCAGGCCCCCGCGCGGCAAGAGCAAGCGCGGCCCGCCACCCCTGCCCCGATGCCGAATGTCTCGATCCCGGACAGCCAGGCCGTGGCGGAGGCGGAATTCGCCGCCGCCAGCGCCCGTTCGCTGGACGAGCTGCGCACGGCGATGGAAGGCTTCAACGGCTGCAACCTCAAGACCAGCGCGCGCTGCCTCGTCTTTGCTGAGGGTAATGCGAAACCCTCCGTCATGGTGATCGGCGCCATGCCGAATGCCGAGGATGACCGCGACGGCCAGCCCTTCTCCGGCCGGCAGGGCGCGATGCTCGACCGCATGCTCGCCGGCATCGGGCTCGCCCGCGCCGACCTGCTCCTGACCAATGTCGTGCCGTGGCGCCCGCCGGGCAACCGGCCGCCGTCGCAGCGCGAAGCCGATATCTGCCGGCCTTTCATCGAGCGGCAGATCGCGCTTGCCGAGCCGAATCACCTGCTGATCCTCGGCAATTTCGCCGCGCGCTTCCTCCTGCGCTCCAACGATACGATCCACCAGTTGCGCGGGGAATGGCGCGACATCGAGGTTGCCGGCCGCACGGTCCCCGCCTTCGCGACGCTCCATCCACAGGATCTCGTGACGGCGCCGATCAGCAAGCGGCTGGCCTGGCAGGACCTCCTTGCCTTCCGCGCAGGGCTCAAGGGCTGA
- a CDS encoding Hsp70 family protein: protein MARALGLDFGTTNTVLALATGGSDTQSMHFESSVGVTDTMRTALSFMKDPVVGAQALKVEAGQAAIRQFIDNPGDCRFLQSIKTFAASALFQGTLIFARRHAFDDLMEIFLRRLKAYAGDEWPGDVSRVIAGRPVQFAGASPDPDLALERYNAALTRLGFPEIHYVFEPVAAAYYFAQTLKSDATVLVADFGGGTTDYSLIRFERQAGRLAARPIGHSGVGIAGDHFDARMIDHLVAPEIGKGTHFRSFDKVLEVPSGYYANFARWNQLSIFKTTREFTDLKSLVRSALEPEKLELFIDLVEHDEGYPLYQAISATKMALSSSDEAEFDFAPLGAAGRKVVKRADFEGWIAPDLARIEGALDEVLEKTHTAPAEVDKVFLTGGTSFVPAVRNIFNRRFDAGKIETGGELLSIAHGLALIGESEDVAQWAA, encoded by the coding sequence ATGGCACGGGCACTCGGGCTCGATTTCGGCACGACCAACACGGTTCTGGCGCTTGCGACAGGCGGCAGCGACACGCAGTCGATGCACTTCGAAAGCAGCGTCGGCGTCACCGACACGATGCGCACGGCGCTTTCCTTCATGAAGGATCCGGTCGTCGGCGCGCAGGCGCTGAAGGTCGAGGCCGGGCAGGCGGCGATCCGCCAGTTCATCGACAATCCCGGCGATTGCCGCTTCCTGCAATCGATCAAGACCTTTGCGGCCAGCGCCCTCTTCCAGGGCACGCTGATCTTCGCCCGCCGGCACGCCTTCGACGACCTGATGGAAATCTTCCTGCGTCGCCTCAAGGCCTATGCCGGCGACGAATGGCCGGGGGACGTCTCGCGGGTGATCGCCGGCCGGCCGGTGCAGTTCGCCGGCGCAAGCCCGGACCCGGACCTTGCGCTGGAGCGCTACAACGCCGCGCTGACACGGCTCGGCTTTCCGGAGATCCACTATGTCTTCGAGCCGGTCGCGGCGGCCTATTATTTCGCGCAGACGCTGAAGAGCGACGCGACGGTGCTGGTCGCCGATTTCGGCGGGGGCACGACGGACTATTCGTTGATCCGCTTCGAGCGGCAGGCGGGCCGGCTGGCGGCACGGCCCATCGGCCATTCGGGCGTCGGCATTGCGGGCGACCATTTCGATGCGCGCATGATCGACCATCTCGTGGCGCCGGAAATCGGCAAGGGCACGCATTTCAGGAGCTTCGACAAGGTGCTGGAGGTGCCGAGCGGCTACTACGCCAATTTCGCGCGCTGGAACCAGCTTTCGATCTTCAAGACGACGCGGGAATTCACCGACCTAAAGTCGCTGGTGCGTTCGGCGCTGGAGCCGGAAAAGCTGGAGCTCTTCATCGACCTCGTCGAGCATGACGAGGGCTATCCGCTCTACCAGGCGATCTCCGCGACCAAGATGGCGCTCTCTTCCTCCGACGAAGCGGAATTCGACTTCGCCCCGCTCGGCGCCGCCGGCCGCAAGGTGGTGAAGCGCGCCGATTTCGAAGGCTGGATCGCGCCGGACCTCGCCCGCATCGAGGGCGCGCTCGACGAGGTGCTGGAAAAGACCCATACGGCACCGGCGGAGGTCGACAAGGTGTTCCTCACCGGCGGCACCTCCTTCGTGCCGGCCGTGCGGAACATCTTCAACCGCCGCTTCGATGCCGGAAAGATCGAGACGGGCGGCGAACTCCTCTCCATCGCCCACGGCCTTGCGCTCATCGGCGAAAGCGAGGACGTCGCGCAGTGGGCGGCGTGA
- a CDS encoding SDR family oxidoreductase — MDLAIAGKRALVLASSRGLGKGIAVALAREGAHVLLCGRSTEVLEANCKAINAEGPGRADWVQADLGDESFVETLVKAVSEKLGGVDILVNNSGGPTPGSTEDMSEEKLAAYFNSMVLRIITLTNRLLPGMKERGWGRILTVASSGVIEPIPGLALSNTLRPALAGWSKTLAGEVAQYGITSNMLLPGSIMTDRLKSLDAAAAERSGRSVEDVRAASEKAIPARRYGTVEEFAATAAFLCSTPASYVTGSLVRCDGGAAHSV; from the coding sequence ATGGATCTCGCCATCGCGGGCAAACGCGCCCTCGTCCTCGCCTCCTCCCGCGGCCTCGGCAAGGGTATTGCCGTCGCGCTCGCCCGCGAGGGCGCGCATGTGCTCCTGTGCGGCCGCAGCACCGAGGTGCTGGAGGCCAATTGCAAGGCCATCAACGCGGAAGGCCCCGGCCGGGCGGACTGGGTCCAGGCCGATCTGGGCGACGAGAGCTTCGTCGAGACGCTGGTCAAAGCGGTTTCGGAAAAGCTCGGCGGCGTCGATATCCTCGTCAACAATTCCGGCGGGCCAACGCCGGGCTCGACCGAGGACATGAGCGAGGAGAAGCTCGCCGCCTATTTCAATTCCATGGTGCTGCGCATCATCACGCTCACCAACCGCCTGCTGCCGGGCATGAAGGAGCGTGGCTGGGGCCGCATCCTCACCGTCGCCTCCTCCGGCGTAATCGAGCCGATCCCCGGCCTTGCGCTCTCCAACACGCTGCGGCCGGCGCTGGCCGGCTGGTCGAAGACGCTGGCGGGCGAGGTCGCGCAATACGGCATCACCAGCAACATGCTGCTGCCGGGAAGCATCATGACCGACCGGCTGAAGAGCCTCGATGCCGCCGCCGCCGAGCGCAGCGGCAGGAGCGTCGAGGACGTGCGCGCGGCCTCGGAAAAGGCGATCCCCGCCCGCCGCTACGGCACCGTCGAGGAATTCGCCGCGACCGCCGCCTTCCTCTGCAGCACGCCGGCAAGCTACGTGACCGGCAGCCTCGTCCGCTGCGACGGCGGGGCGGCGCATTCGGTCTGA
- a CDS encoding FAD-binding oxidoreductase produces the protein MSEIIRSLQRDLNEFGGDLHLIGADMLGGRHPGEHPDNFGAGAMAMPATPEAAAAVVRWCAENGVFIVPQGGRTGLVGGGISRPGDLILSTARLDRIEDIDPLARTVTVGAGVTLQALQEATAAFGLTPGIDLAARGSATIGGMIATNAGGILAFRNGVMRHQVLGIEAVMPDGSLFSDLTRVLKVSAGPDIKQLLIGSEGAYGFVTRAVLKLESFNPMRATALVGVRDAASALAVITHFRSLPALQLEGAELMWRRYFLDSAGERGFDLDWLEDGTAAVLLMEVSAASEAEARTALEEGLAGLWEQHGLTSGIVAASLDQARRFWALREESDFIYRLHPAAPSYDVSLPPGALDAYVADLGARLKAVHPSFDAYVYGHVADGNLHLSVIGEGAAAPAVKDAIEDAVYTGVTEAGGSFSAEHGVGTEKRRAYLTYGNPARRALAQAIKAALDPKNLFNPGKVPYRAD, from the coding sequence ATGTCCGAGATTATCCGATCCCTCCAGCGCGACTTGAACGAATTCGGCGGGGACCTCCACCTTATCGGAGCCGACATGCTCGGCGGCCGGCATCCCGGCGAGCATCCGGACAATTTCGGCGCCGGCGCGATGGCGATGCCGGCGACGCCGGAGGCGGCGGCAGCGGTCGTGCGCTGGTGCGCGGAGAACGGTGTGTTCATCGTGCCGCAGGGCGGGCGCACAGGGCTTGTCGGCGGCGGCATCAGCCGGCCGGGTGACCTCATCCTCTCGACGGCGCGGCTCGACCGTATCGAGGACATCGATCCCCTCGCCCGCACGGTGACGGTCGGCGCGGGCGTGACGCTGCAGGCGCTGCAGGAAGCGACCGCCGCGTTCGGCCTCACCCCCGGCATCGACCTTGCCGCGCGCGGCAGCGCCACCATCGGCGGCATGATCGCCACCAATGCCGGCGGCATCCTCGCCTTCCGCAACGGCGTGATGCGCCATCAGGTGCTCGGCATCGAGGCGGTGATGCCGGATGGCAGCCTTTTCAGCGACCTGACGCGCGTGCTCAAGGTCAGCGCCGGGCCGGACATCAAGCAGTTGCTCATCGGCTCGGAAGGGGCCTACGGCTTCGTCACCCGCGCGGTGCTGAAGCTGGAAAGCTTCAACCCGATGCGCGCCACCGCGCTCGTCGGCGTCAGGGACGCGGCCTCCGCGCTTGCCGTGATCACCCATTTCCGTTCCCTGCCCGCCTTGCAGCTCGAAGGGGCCGAACTGATGTGGCGGCGCTATTTCCTCGACAGCGCCGGAGAGCGCGGCTTCGACCTCGACTGGCTGGAGGACGGCACGGCCGCGGTCCTCTTGATGGAGGTTTCCGCCGCCAGCGAGGCGGAGGCCCGCACCGCGCTGGAAGAGGGCCTTGCCGGACTCTGGGAGCAGCACGGGCTGACCAGCGGCATCGTCGCCGCCTCGCTCGACCAGGCACGGCGCTTCTGGGCGCTGCGGGAGGAAAGCGATTTCATCTATCGCCTGCACCCCGCCGCGCCCTCCTACGACGTATCGCTGCCGCCCGGCGCGCTGGACGCCTATGTCGCAGACCTCGGCGCCCGGCTGAAGGCGGTGCATCCGAGCTTCGACGCCTATGTCTACGGCCATGTCGCCGACGGCAACCTGCATCTTTCCGTCATCGGCGAGGGCGCGGCGGCCCCGGCCGTGAAGGACGCCATCGAGGATGCCGTCTATACCGGCGTCACGGAAGCCGGCGGCAGCTTTTCCGCCGAGCATGGGGTGGGCACGGAGAAGCGCCGCGCCTATCTCACCTATGGCAATCCGGCCCGCCGCGCTCTGGCGCAGGCGATCAAGGCCGCGCTCGACCCGAAGAACCTGTTCAATCCCGGCAAGGTGCCCTACCGCGCCGATTGA